GTCATGAAGAAACTAGCTTTTTCTTGCTCTGGCTTAAGCGGACGCGTAATTTCTTGACTAACGACCGCTTTGAAGTTATCAAACTCATGTTGCCAGCGAGGATCACCATCTTTGATAGTTAAACCAGCCTGACTTTGTTCCTTAATATAATACTGACGCTGTTGAACAAAATGATTAAACTTGTTGCTAGTCTGAACCTCAGGTAACCCTTTACGTTGCAGACGCCTATTAAGTTTCTTAACTAATTCAAGCAGTTGAACGTAAGTTAAATCTTCCTTAAAGGTTCGCTGTCTCGGATCTTCAAAGTACGGCCTAAAAATAGCTAAGCCACGCTGAGCTGTCTTTGACTCCAGTGTATGGTTACTATCATCTAGTAGTTGGAAGAAACCGTCATTATTCTTAATAATGATTGGACTATCTGATTTCGTCTCCATACTTACTGAACAACTCCTCACTTAGTTGATTCAAGTCACGCATGTATTTTTGCAACTCTTTTAACTGGTCTTCACTCACTTCGTTATAACGAAGGCTCCCAATGAGGCCACCATCTTCGTTTAAGTCATGATAATATTTCACATTTTGCTTAATGTTACGAATGAATTTATCGACGGACTCACTGTTCCGTGCGTTCCGCATATAAGTATCAAAAGTATCTCCTAGGGCTTCAACCGTATCATTTTCATCAGTTAAACTTTGCATTAAATCAGAAGTGGTATGAATTTCATCATCCTGTAGTGATTCAGACAGATCATCAACAATGTCCGCGACATCATCATTAAAATCTTCGTTATCGACGCTGTTGACAACATTTTTCCCATATTCACGAATATGAGTTCTGGCGGTATTCCCGCTAACACCAACATGAATCTGGTAAAGAATCACACCGAAGTATGAGTTCATGGTTTCATTCTTACGAACCTGCGATTCTGAATCATCACCAAAGTTCTTTGAAAGTGACTTTCCCATTTCAAGAAACAGCGACCAGACCTTACTTTCCTTGATGATGTTGAAGCTATTTTCCGGAGCTCCAATAAACTCCAGAAACTTCTTCATGTAAACGGCACCATCATAGTATTTCTTAACCTCAGTTGGCCGCATATGAGAATCCGCAGCATAGTCCGCCTGAGTCATGATCGGATCATCGCCGCCAGTAGTTTGATAAATGTCAACAGCTAAGTCAACCGGATCATAATTTTGCCGTTCTTCAACACCCATCTGAATAGCCAATTCCAGGTTTTTGATCTTAGCTCGTTCAGTTGAATTGTCATATGAGAATGGTAATACCACGGCTTCAAAATAAACTGTCCTACCAGTTGACTGGTGAATATTCCGTAAAGCAGTGAAGCGCCGATTACCATCGACAATTCTTCCATCATCAAGAACATAACCATATACCTGCTGTCCAGATTCCTGAATTGATTTTTCTGTTCGTTTCAGTGCTGATGAATTATCCTTCTCAATTAACTTAGCAACAAAATTGTTATATTGTGGGTCCTCATGGTCATTTGCTGGGTGCAGCTCATCATGATACTGAGAAATGCCTGTTGCGATCCGACCATTCTTATCATTGTAATAAAGGTATTCCAACGGAATTTTATAGACATCCAACGTCTCGGAACTAACACCATCCACCTTAATTGGTAGCTTAGGCTTAGCTCCTGTTTTCTCTAAATTTCCTTCTTTAGCTAATTCAATTAGCGACAGCATCCTAATTCAACTCCCCGTTTTCCAACTTATTAATCAAGGCATGCACCTCTTGTTCACTAGTAGCCATTCGATAATAAACCCCTGATTCCTGCAAATGATCAAAGTACTTTTGCTGAATAATTCGAATTTCTTCATCACCCAACCGCATGTTTTCAGCTTTAGTTTCAATCACTAAATAAATTGGCTTATTACCATGTTCAATCTTAAAGATAAAGTCAGGTGTAGTCGTTCCGTTATCAAAGCGCGGAATCTTAATAGCCTTTTTTGGTAATTTCCCAAAGACACTAATCTTCGGGCCATACGACCGTTGTAAAATTTTTAATTCTGGATCAGCACTGTCATAACGCAGCGGTGGCCGATCATACAAGTACTTTTCATCAGAAGTCGAATCTGACTGGTATACACCAAGTACGCTAGCCGGAACCGAATCCACAAACTCTTGCTTTTTAGCATTGTAAATCGATGTTGAAGATGAAAAGTTCAGTGGTTCATAGCTATAAGAAGTCTTAATTCGTTCATTAAATTGATTGTTAAAAGTGCGAATTAAATTGCCAAGTGTCTTCTCATTGATGTAGTTAGTATTATTTTTCAAACGCTTAATCGCTTTGATCATCAAATTGTTAAGCAAATTAACCGGTAAATCAGTACCCTTAGCCAAGAGTTTAAGAAATTTACCATAATTCATGGTTAAGAATTCAGTACTATAATCCGACTGCGTTTCCCGAACGGAAGCCACATTCTCATCAGTTACCACTTCTTGGTGAACCACCTGCGGCCGTTGCAAAACAAAGATCTTATTATCGCTATCGTTAAATACGTTCCGAGCCACCGTTTCGGCATCCTGATTAACCGATGGATCAAACTTGATCATTTGCCGCTTAGCCAATTGCAGCCACAAATTCTTCAATTGCTGCCAATTTTGCTTGCGTAACTTAACAGTTGTGCTGTCTTTTGAATTTTTATCTCGAACCTTATCATTAGCAACTTTAGTTTCTTGAACTAATTCTGGATAAAGATGACACAAAGCATCATAGCCAGCCATCGATTGACCATCTAATTCAACGTTTTCTTTAAATTTGTTAGAACGAGTAATCACATTATGGGCATCTAAATCATCAAGTAGCTGATTCTCATCAAACTTAGGATCAATTTTTTGTTTAGCTTTAACAATCAGCTTGATCATGTCATCAGTTAATTCTTCTTGGTTCAGTTTTATCGGTGAATCATCATTAATTTCACCTACTAACTTTTGAGCGAAATCTCGTTCATCATAACCAATTAAGAAAGATAGACGACTCTGCCACTCATCCTGATTCAAACGGTGACCAGTTTCATCAACCGGAAGCCGTAAACCACGACCAACTTCCTGAATCTTACTAATCTCGGAACCGGAAGTACGTAACTTGGCAATTGTGAAAACATTTGGATTATCCCAACCTTCACGCAGCGTCCACTTTGAAAAGAGGAAGCGACGAGTTAGCCAGTTACCATCTTTATCCTTAAAGCTGAGCAGTTTTTCCTTATTGCTGAGGATATCTTCAACTTCAGCCTGAATGTCGGCATCAGAACTGCCCCGATCTTCACTGAAATAACCAGCATAAACGTCCTGATGTTCTGACTGCAAGCTCTTCAAGGTAGCCTGTAAGAAAGAGCGGTACTCTTTTTCCCGATCATCAATCGCCAATTCAAAACGATCAATTAATTTCTTGAGTTTCTTGGTTAAAATAGCCTCAAAGTGATGAGCAAGCCAACCCTTACCACTGTTTTCGCCACGGAAGCTGGAAATACTATCAATAAAGAATAAGGATAGAGTCTTAATCTTTGGAGCATTCTCCCCTGAATTTAAACGTAGGAAGTTTTCTTCTTCAGCCTTAAAGTGACAATCTAATGCCTGTGAGATAATTTCATCCTGATAGTTTTCCGCAAAGGTACCAGGAATCAATTTCATGTCTTTAGATAAAGCTAAACCATTAGAAAGTTCCCGGTCAGTCCCACCAGCATAAGTAATATTACCTTCAAAGCCAGCATCCACATCAGCCAGATTTTCGCCTACGTTTAATGAATAGTCTTTGCCACCCTTGGTCAAAACTAATTCTTTAGCTTTGACTTGCTTAACTTTATACAAGTTATTTGCCTGTTCTTCTGGCATATCAGGATAATCAATATCGATACCCTTAACCAGGCCCTGGTTGAAACTGTCCACGGCGTCCAAGTTAAACTGAGGTTCACCACGATAGTAATCAACCTTAGTGACTTTATTCTTCCCCCGACCAGTAGTTGTTTCCGGGAAGGTAGCACCAAAACGCACAATTAATTGGGGCTTCATTTCTTCGATATCTTCGTAGAACTTTTTTCCTCGTGGAAAGCGTTGTGGTTCGTCGATAATTATTACTGGCCGAGTGGCAGCAATCGCTTTGATTGGGGAAGTTTCACCACCCAGCAAAGTTTGATCGTAGTCATCATGGTGCATGGATTTAGAGTGCAGCATCCCCTGATTAACTAACAATACTTCAATTTGGTTTGCATTCTGCCGAGTTGCTTCAACAAATTCAGACAGTTGCGCTGGAAAGTTGCGCCGTCCTGAACGCGCACTAAAATCACCCGCGTTGATGACATTTAATTGGATCCGGGTATTTTCATAAAATTCGCTAAAGTGCTGCTTAGCATAATCGCTACTAATAAAGCTACGAGTACCTTCTTTAATACTTGGGCTAGGCACTGCAATGACAAACTTAAAGAGCCCATACTTTTGGTGCATTTCATACATCATCCGGGTGTAGACATAGGTCTTCCCAGTCCCCGTCTCCATCTTGATGTCAATATTGGCTTTATCCCTATAACGACACCTAATTAGTGGATTAGCATAAATGTAATTAGCATCTGGATTATTACTCATGGTATCCATGCCTGGGAAAGCTTTATCAATGGCGGCTAGGGCATCAGTTTGGTGTTGTAAAGTTTCTAGTTTAATCTTCATGGGTTAGTACCTCTTGATTAAAGTTACTTTACTATCCAACTGCTTTAAACCATTTTCAAGTTCACGCAGTTCTGCTACATTAAATGAATAGCCAAAGATAACTACACTTTGTACTTCTAATTGGTGAGTACCAAGTTGGTTGAGTAATTCTTTAGTTTGGCTTGCTCCCCAACCTTCATTAATCAAGTAAAGTCGATTATCTTCAACTTTATGTGCGGTGTAGTTATCAAATTTAACTTCTTCAACATCAGTATCAAACGGGTAACCATCCTTGGCAAGCCAAGTGGTAAGAATTGTTTCTTCCCCAGTAGCATCCCCATCAATACCCAAGCTTTTACTTGAAAAGCCATCAACCATATCGGTAAACAGGTTAGTGTTGTTAGGATTGAAGTCCTCAATTTCTTCAAGAGTTTGTTTAACAGGTTTAACTACACGATAATGCTTAAAGCTGCCATCAAAATTTTGGGGCAAAGTTAGTTCATTGTCATCACGGATCTTTTTGGCAGCGCGCCGAATTCGTTCACGAGAAATTTCATCAATAGACTTAAAGCCAGCATCATATGCAACTTTTGCCCCTTTAACAGGAACTGTTTTACCATCTTTATTCCGATGGTATGTTTTTTCCGGGAGTTGTACCATGATGAAACGCCTATTTGCTGTATCTTCGGCATTTAATTGCATTACAGCATCGGCAGTCGTTGCTGATCCAGCAAAAAAGTCCATTACTATTTCCGAATCTTTGGAAGTGTACTTAATTAACTTTTTTACCAAAGAAGTTGGCTTAGGGTAACTAAAGCATTTTTCGTTAAAAAGCTTTATTATCTCATTAGTCCCATCTTTGGTAGTCCCAACATTCCTTAATATTGAACTTGGAGTTTTAGAATCCCCTTTTAAAATACGTTCTTTAAGAAACAACTTTCGTTTAGGGGACGAGTCATTATTCATACCAAACTTTATTCTCCCATCATCCATTAATTTTTTAATACCATCTCTGTTAAAAGCCCAAATCCTATTGTGAGGAGGAAAATATTCTTTACCAGTATTTGGATTGGTAATTCCAAAAACAGTATCACCACCAGCTTTGTTTGCATCCAGAGGGGTTAATTTCCAAGGGCCTCTTGGATCATTGTCAGGATTTTTATATTCTCTTGAACTTAATGGATCTCCATACCACTGAAGTTGTTGAATATCTTTTGCGTAGACCAAAATGTAATTATGATTTAAGGATATTGGTGAATCATTAGATATCGATGTCCTAGACTCCCATATAAATGTATCAACATAATTTGCTTCACCAAAAATCTCATCACAAATATTTTTTAGATTAGAAAACTCATTATCATCTATGGAAATAAAGATTGTACCCTTAGAGGATAGCATTCTCTTTGCAAGAACTAATCTCGGATACATAAATGTCAACCAAGCCGAATGACTTGAACTTCCTTGTATTGATTTAAGTCTTTCAACTTGCTCATCCTCTAATCCAAACATTTCTTTTATCTTATTATCTGAATATTCAAAAGAATCGGGATACTCAAAATCATTACTTCCAGTATTGTATGGTGGATCAATAAATATAGTATTTATTTTATTTAAATAACCTACCTCCAAGTGACGAAGAACCTCTAAATTATCCCCAGTAAAGAATAAATTTTTGCTATTCTTACCTTCACCTTGATTCTGCTTTTCATCGGGCACAATAACAGTACTTGGCATTTCACCAGCCTGACGACGAGCGTAATCTTTACCAATGAAACCCAGCTGATAACCCTCACTCAGCTCATTAACATTCTTATCTTTTAGTTGGTTCCTAAACTTATCCAGGTCAAACGAACCATCCTTCGTAAAAAATTCTGGAAGCTTTGCTTTCAATTCATTAAGAAAGGCGCTGTTTGGCTGCACAGTTTCATTGTATTTTTCATTATCCGTTTGCATCAAATTTCTCCTATTCTTCGTTAATTGGCACAGTTTCACAAATGTCATTAAGATCGCAATCTAAGCCAGTGCATATCTTCATCAAAAGATCCGTAGTTACGTTAGCATCTTTTCCTAACTTAGCAACGGAAGCAGCACTAATATCGCATTCAGCTTGTAAATCTTTTTTCTGTAATCCCCTGTCAATCAACAGTTTCCACAATTTCTTGTAACTAACCTTGTATTTAATTTTTAAGTTATTTAGTTGCTTGCTCATTCCATGATCTCCCAAACAGTTCTTTACCACCACGTTCGAGTGTCAAAACCGTATTTTCTCTAATGATCTCTTGCGCCTTTTCTGATAAT
The nucleotide sequence above comes from Limosilactobacillus fermentum. Encoded proteins:
- a CDS encoding type III restriction-modification system endonuclease, with the translated sequence MKIKLETLQHQTDALAAIDKAFPGMDTMSNNPDANYIYANPLIRCRYRDKANIDIKMETGTGKTYVYTRMMYEMHQKYGLFKFVIAVPSPSIKEGTRSFISSDYAKQHFSEFYENTRIQLNVINAGDFSARSGRRNFPAQLSEFVEATRQNANQIEVLLVNQGMLHSKSMHHDDYDQTLLGGETSPIKAIAATRPVIIIDEPQRFPRGKKFYEDIEEMKPQLIVRFGATFPETTTGRGKNKVTKVDYYRGEPQFNLDAVDSFNQGLVKGIDIDYPDMPEEQANNLYKVKQVKAKELVLTKGGKDYSLNVGENLADVDAGFEGNITYAGGTDRELSNGLALSKDMKLIPGTFAENYQDEIISQALDCHFKAEEENFLRLNSGENAPKIKTLSLFFIDSISSFRGENSGKGWLAHHFEAILTKKLKKLIDRFELAIDDREKEYRSFLQATLKSLQSEHQDVYAGYFSEDRGSSDADIQAEVEDILSNKEKLLSFKDKDGNWLTRRFLFSKWTLREGWDNPNVFTIAKLRTSGSEISKIQEVGRGLRLPVDETGHRLNQDEWQSRLSFLIGYDERDFAQKLVGEINDDSPIKLNQEELTDDMIKLIVKAKQKIDPKFDENQLLDDLDAHNVITRSNKFKENVELDGQSMAGYDALCHLYPELVQETKVANDKVRDKNSKDSTTVKLRKQNWQQLKNLWLQLAKRQMIKFDPSVNQDAETVARNVFNDSDNKIFVLQRPQVVHQEVVTDENVASVRETQSDYSTEFLTMNYGKFLKLLAKGTDLPVNLLNNLMIKAIKRLKNNTNYINEKTLGNLIRTFNNQFNERIKTSYSYEPLNFSSSTSIYNAKKQEFVDSVPASVLGVYQSDSTSDEKYLYDRPPLRYDSADPELKILQRSYGPKISVFGKLPKKAIKIPRFDNGTTTPDFIFKIEHGNKPIYLVIETKAENMRLGDEEIRIIQQKYFDHLQESGVYYRMATSEQEVHALINKLENGELN
- a CDS encoding helix-turn-helix domain-containing protein, which produces MSKQLNNLKIKYKVSYKKLWKLLIDRGLQKKDLQAECDISAASVAKLGKDANVTTDLLMKICTGLDCDLNDICETVPINEE
- a CDS encoding site-specific DNA-methyltransferase, giving the protein MQTDNEKYNETVQPNSAFLNELKAKLPEFFTKDGSFDLDKFRNQLKDKNVNELSEGYQLGFIGKDYARRQAGEMPSTVIVPDEKQNQGEGKNSKNLFFTGDNLEVLRHLEVGYLNKINTIFIDPPYNTGSNDFEYPDSFEYSDNKIKEMFGLEDEQVERLKSIQGSSSHSAWLTFMYPRLVLAKRMLSSKGTIFISIDDNEFSNLKNICDEIFGEANYVDTFIWESRTSISNDSPISLNHNYILVYAKDIQQLQWYGDPLSSREYKNPDNDPRGPWKLTPLDANKAGGDTVFGITNPNTGKEYFPPHNRIWAFNRDGIKKLMDDGRIKFGMNNDSSPKRKLFLKERILKGDSKTPSSILRNVGTTKDGTNEIIKLFNEKCFSYPKPTSLVKKLIKYTSKDSEIVMDFFAGSATTADAVMQLNAEDTANRRFIMVQLPEKTYHRNKDGKTVPVKGAKVAYDAGFKSIDEISRERIRRAAKKIRDDNELTLPQNFDGSFKHYRVVKPVKQTLEEIEDFNPNNTNLFTDMVDGFSSKSLGIDGDATGEETILTTWLAKDGYPFDTDVEEVKFDNYTAHKVEDNRLYLINEGWGASQTKELLNQLGTHQLEVQSVVIFGYSFNVAELRELENGLKQLDSKVTLIKRY